The sequence below is a genomic window from Sulfurihydrogenibium subterraneum DSM 15120.
CCAAGGAGCTTCATTCTAAAGACGTTTAATGCCTGCCTTTCTGCGTCTTCTTCTCCCATATAGATTGTACACTCAAGTCCAAAAAGTGATGCAGCTGTTGCAGTAGATACACCGTGCTGTCCTGCTCCTGTTTCTGCTATTATTCTTTTTTTACCTATTCTTTTTGTAAGTAAAACTTGACCTAAAGTGTTGTTAATCTTGTGAGCTCCAGTATGAAGTAGGTCTTCTCTTTTTAAATATATCTTTGCTCCACCTACAACTTGTGTAAGTCTTGGAGCAAAATACAGCGGTGTAGGTCTTCCTGCATACTCTGTTAGGTAATAAACCAGCTCTCTTTTAAAGTCTCCATCGTTTTTTATCTTTAAATACTGCTGTTCTAACTCTTCTAACGCTGGAATTAAGGTCTCTGGTAAATACTTTCCTCCAAACTGTCCGTAGTATCCTTTTTCATCAGGAAATGTGTATTTTTTCATCTCAGCTCCTTTTTTGTTTTAAAAATTATTTTAATTTTTTTCTTTCCTCATAATAGTCTTTAACTGTTAAAAAAGCAATAGTTCCAAAAGATATTAAAGCTGTTAAAACAGCCAAAACAAACATTGTTAAACCTATTTTTTCCATCTTTATACCTTCTATCCATTCCTAATTCCTTACCTATTTTTTAATATATCTAATATCTCTTGACTTTCTTTTGTAGGTTGGTTTTCTTGAGGTTGAGGATTTGTTTCTTCAGTTGGTGGAGATTCTCCTTGAGGTTGTGGATTTTCCTCTGGTTTTTTAAATAGTTGAGAAAAGTCAACCTGATTTCCATCACAGTCTACTGTAGGATATGTCCCTTCTACAAACAATATATATCTTCCAGGGCAATTTTCATTGGCAACTTTGTTTGTAATTGGGTCAATAGGAATGTAAACGGTACCTTCTACTCTTTGGAATTCTTTGTATTTTCCTGACCTGTTTGCGTAGTTCATTATATCTATCCATAATGGCAATGCGGCTTCTGCTCCTGCCATTCCTTTTCCTATAGGTTTTCTTTTGTCGTATCCTACCCATACAATCATTGTAATATCAGGGTCAAATCCGGCAAACCAAGCATCAGAGTAATCGTTTGTAGTTCCAGTTTTTCCTGCAACAGGGACTGACATTGAAGATGCTTTAACCCCCGTTCCTTCAAGGACAACAGCTCTTAAAAGGTCTACCATTACGGCAGTTTCTGGTTTTGAAAGGACTTCTTCACATTTTGGGTCTTGTCTGTAAAGGACATTACCTTCTTTATCTACGACCTTTCTTATAAAGTAAGGTTCACATCTTGTTCCGTAGTTTCCAAAGGTTGCAAAAGCGTTTGCAAGCTCAATAGGTGTTATCTCTACAGACCCAAGTGCTAAAGAGTAGTATCTTGGAAGTTTTTGTTTTATTCCTACTTTGTAAGCTACTGATAAAACAGGGTCAAAATCTATCTGAGATAGAAGATAAACGGTAGCTGCGTTTAAACTTTTTGCCAACGCTTTTCTTAGAGTAACGGTTCCGTAGTAGTTTCCATCGTAGTTTTTAGGAACCCACTCTTTATTTTGGCTGTAATCCCAAAAACCGATAGGTTTGTCTTCTAAAGTGGATATTTGAGTATATCCGTTTAAAAGAGCTGCCATGTATATAATAGGCTTTATAGCAGAACCGGGTTGTCTTTTACTCTGGAAAACTCTGTTGAACTGAGATTTTCTAAACTCATATCCACCTATTAAAACTCTAATACCACCTGTTTTTGAATCTATCGAAACTACCGCAGACTCTAAAAACGGTAAAACTTTAAAAGTATTATCTTCTTGATATCTTACATATACATAATCCCCTATTTTAAGATTTGCTGGATTTTTTACGGGAGCTTCTGCTTCAACTTGGTCAATATTAAATTTAATCTTTCCTTTTGATATAGCTTTAATTTCAGCTACATATATGTAGTTTTTAATAATAGTGTCTGGACTAACTTTTTGACTTTCATACCTTTGTTTTAAATAATCTATATCGTCTTTTGATAACTTTGGAAATCCTACTCTGTTTTGCAGGTCTTCCAACCATTGTTGAACTCTTTTTTGAGCATACATCTGTAATGCTGTGTCTATAGTTGTGTATATTTTAAGTCCACCTTGACTTACAGCTTCCTCACCGTAGTTGTCTATCACCCACTGTCTTATGATTTCTGTAAAGTAATCGTTAAAATTATCAGACCTTATGATTTTTGCTAATCTAATAGGTTTTTCTACACATCTTTTATAGTCAGCTTCTGTAATGTAGCCCTCTTCTAACATTCTTTGAAGGACAACCTGCTTTCTTTTTTCTGCTAAATCTGGATTAACGTAAGGATTATATTTAGATGGAGCTTTTGGAAGTCCGGCTAAAACGGCAGCTTCACATAAATCTACCTGAGATATACTTTTACCAAAGTAAGTCCTTGCAGCTGCCTCAACACCAAAACTTCCCTGCCCTAAGTATATCTGATTTAAATACATCTCTAAAATTTTATCTTTTGAATATACCTTGTTTAATCTGATTGCTAAAACAGCTTCTTTTATTTTTCTGGATAGACTTTTTTCTGGAGTTAAAAATAGATTTTTTGCAAGTTGTTGCGAGATTGTGCTACCGCCTTCTGCTTTGCCCATTTTTATAATGTTTTTTATCATAGCTCTAATAATTGCAAGAATGTCTATACCGGGATTAGAATAAAAAGTTTTATCTTCCGTAGCTATAAAAGCTTTTTTTACGTAGTCTGGAATTTTGTCTATCGTAACGTAGTATCTTTTTTGAACATAAAGCTCGTTATAAACTTTATCTTCATAATCAAGTATTACGGAAGCTTCAGGTGGTTTCCAGTTTTCAAGCTGTCTTACGTCAGGAAGGCCTCTTGTTATAATAAACACATAAACTCCGAAAACCAGAAAAAGTAAAGAGAAAATAGATAGTCCTATAAGTGCAACTCTATTCAAAATAAATTTAACCTCGTTTTTTAAGTTTAAAAAAATTAACTATAAATTATTTTACCAAAATTTAAGGAGCTAACTGTTGGTTATTTAATTGCTGATTATTGCTTGAAAATTTAATTTTTCCCTTTTCTAACATAACTTGATTTTGCGCTCCATTAGAAGAAATAACTTTACTTCCCACCGCTATATAAAATTTTGCGTTGTTTACTTCTGGTGTGTTTTTTTGAAAATTCATTTCTGTAAGTAGTAAAATTTCTCCTTCAAACTCAAAATTTGAGTTATTGTCTAATTCAATAAAATAAGGAGAAGGCTTATTGGTTTGTATTGTAATATTTTCATCATCTATCCACCAAAATTTTTTGTCTTCTTCAGTTAATGGTTTGACATCTACTAACTCTAATTCTCCATAACCGTATCTAACATCTGAACCGACATAAATTTTAAATCTCTTTTTCAAAAAATTATCATCTGTTTTAATTATTCCTATCCAGTGAAGTTGATTTTTTAAGAGTTCTAATTTTTCTATACCTTGGAAATCTTTTTTATATCTTGGTAATATAAAGTCAATTTCGTGAAGGCTTTTGTCTTTAGCTTTTCTACTGGTTGGCTCAATGGCTGTTTGAACGTAAGTATCTACAAAATAGGCTC
It includes:
- a CDS encoding penicillin-binding protein 1A, which encodes MNRVALIGLSIFSLLFLVFGVYVFIITRGLPDVRQLENWKPPEASVILDYEDKVYNELYVQKRYYVTIDKIPDYVKKAFIATEDKTFYSNPGIDILAIIRAMIKNIIKMGKAEGGSTISQQLAKNLFLTPEKSLSRKIKEAVLAIRLNKVYSKDKILEMYLNQIYLGQGSFGVEAAARTYFGKSISQVDLCEAAVLAGLPKAPSKYNPYVNPDLAEKRKQVVLQRMLEEGYITEADYKRCVEKPIRLAKIIRSDNFNDYFTEIIRQWVIDNYGEEAVSQGGLKIYTTIDTALQMYAQKRVQQWLEDLQNRVGFPKLSKDDIDYLKQRYESQKVSPDTIIKNYIYVAEIKAISKGKIKFNIDQVEAEAPVKNPANLKIGDYVYVRYQEDNTFKVLPFLESAVVSIDSKTGGIRVLIGGYEFRKSQFNRVFQSKRQPGSAIKPIIYMAALLNGYTQISTLEDKPIGFWDYSQNKEWVPKNYDGNYYGTVTLRKALAKSLNAATVYLLSQIDFDPVLSVAYKVGIKQKLPRYYSLALGSVEITPIELANAFATFGNYGTRCEPYFIRKVVDKEGNVLYRQDPKCEEVLSKPETAVMVDLLRAVVLEGTGVKASSMSVPVAGKTGTTNDYSDAWFAGFDPDITMIVWVGYDKRKPIGKGMAGAEAALPLWIDIMNYANRSGKYKEFQRVEGTVYIPIDPITNKVANENCPGRYILFVEGTYPTVDCDGNQVDFSQLFKKPEENPQPQGESPPTEETNPQPQENQPTKESQEILDILKNR